The Platichthys flesus chromosome 18, fPlaFle2.1, whole genome shotgun sequence genome includes a window with the following:
- the LOC133973693 gene encoding thrombomodulin-like, whose protein sequence is MSPTTQALLICVVFLFGLEDAVLALSGHCADNRCFVLLRQSEDFPGAQRNCSGTGGQLLTISSEQAEETLTGLLSGENGSYWLELQGTGKKPQEATAVLGNCSSVSMSGEGNILVSAKQCRNVLDGFLCQYTYEKPCSRIEADGGAQVRYTTQMGFDVNDSKAFPPGTFAVADKVGEKYLDSKHLCAFGGWMRAPWKCEVLKGGCEHSCNETTGTCICPEGQALHPNGITCAVDPSDGFPHPVLSCTMGKKPAQDGKSCVDVDECKEGEDPCTAEGQECLNTDGGFECRCRDGFDLENGACIDVAICSRCEHMQCVKPTGVYECACMDGFRVSAKDPTKCDRHCTERDCEAVCTDDADVQSPEMRHCECPEGYIRDGKDLCTDIDECETERMCDHKCENTFGGHRCSCFEGFRLQGDSMCVQTEELEEGESGAPPTQPIPATAHPAAVPSSIRTGSVLGITVFMALCAALLCLLVHTMVKRCGRFKLSSFRRPDIDVFYLQQVTSETYKRLSFDKQFKSDLQRL, encoded by the coding sequence ATGAGTCCTACAACACAAGCTCTGCTGATTTGCGTGGTTTTCCTCTTCGGGCTGGAGGACGCGGTGCTCGCCCTGAGCGGACACTGCGCCGACAATCGGTGTTTTGTGCTTTTACGCCAATCCGAGGACTTTCCGGGGGCGCAGAGAAACTGCAGTGGCACGGGGGGACAGTTGCTCACGATCAGCTCTGAACAAGCGGAGGAGACATTAACGGGTCTCCTGAGCGGGGAAAACGGGAGTTACTGGCTGGAGCTGCAGGGCACCGGCAAGAAGCCACAGGAAGCCACGGCAGTTCTTGGAAACTGCTCCTCCGTCTCCATGTCGGGGGAAGGGAACATCCTGGTGTCCGCGAAGCAGTGTCGCAACGTACTGGACGGGTTTCTGTGCCAGTACACGTACGAGAAGCCTTGCAGTCGCATCGAGGCGGACGGGGGCGCACAGGTGAGGTATACCACTCAAATGGGGTTCGACGTCAACGATTCTAAAGCGTTTCCACCAGGAACCTTCGCTGTGGCGGACAAGGTCGGTGAGAAATATCTGGACTCGAAACATTTGTGTGCCTTTGGGGGGTGGATGCGCGCTCCCTGGAAATGTGAGGTGTTGAAGGGAGGATGCGAGCACAGCTGCAACGAAACCACTGGCACCTGCATCTGCCCCGAGGGACAAGCCCTCCACCCCAACGGCATCACCTGCGCCGTGGACCCGTCGGATGGCTTTCCTCACCCTGTCCTTTCCTGCACCATGGGCAAAAAGCCGGCGCAGGACGGGAAAAGCTGCGTGGACGTGGACGAGTGCAAGGAGGGGGAGGACCCGTGCACAGCCGAGGGCCAGGAGTGTCTGAACACGGATGGAGGGTTCGAGTGCAGGTGCAGAGATGGCTTTGATTTGGAGAATGGGGCGTGCATAGACGTGGCGATCTGCTCCAGGTGCGAGCACATGCAGTGCGTGAAGCCCACTGGGGTGTACGAGTGTGCGTGCATGGACGGGTTCAGGGTGTCAGCCAAGGACCCCACCAAGTGCGACCGACACTGCACTGAGAGAGACTGCGAGGCCGTGTGCACCGACGACGCAGATGTGCAGAGCCCGGAGATGCGACACTGCGAATGCCCCGAGGGCTACATCAGAGACGGCAAGGACCTTTGCACGGACATCGATGAGTGTGAGACGGAAAGGATGTGTGACCACAAGTGTGAAAACACGTTCGGTGGTCACAGGTGTTCGTGCTTCGAGGGCTTCAGGCTGCAGGGTGACTCCATGTGTGTGCAAaccgaggagctggaggagggtgAGTCAGGCGCTCCTCCTACACAGCCCATACCGGCCACCGCTCACCCAGCCGCGGTGCCCTCCTCCATCAGGACCGGCAGCGTCCTGGGCATCACCGTGTTCATGGCACTGTGCGCGGCGCTGCTGTGTCTGCTGGTGCACACCATGGTGAAACGCTGCGGCAGGTTCAAGCTCTCCTCTTTCAGACGTCCAGACATAGATGTCTTCTACCTGCAGCAGGTGACCTCGGAGACTTACAAGAGGCTGTCCTTCGACAAACAGTTCAAAAGTGACTTGCAAAGACTGTGA